TCCTATTACAAAACCCGGTTTTAGTGCAAAAGACTAGGTGTTTTATTATATAGTTCTGAGTATAAGTTAAAAAAATAGTCAAAACGGAAAAAGGTTTTTTGTAAGTATTGTATAAACTGTTTTTATTTTGAGAATCTTTGAAACCAGAAAAAGATCGACGAAATCGGCGCTTAACTCTTAAGCTGTCGTCGTCCCTGAGCAATTGATGACAAACGTAAAAAACCATTCAAGATTTTCCGTCTACTACTTGGGACAATGGATATTTGGAATCTGTACGATTTTAGTGATCGTATCCTTTTTTGGTAATTATTATTACAAAGAAAAAAATATAGACAGACTCATTGATAATATTCATTGGACCGTTTCTTATCTTTGTGCGGCGGCTTTGGCCTGGCTTGGTTGTTTTTCAGCGGAGGCCGAGATTTATCGTTTTCGATTTTGGTTTGCACTTGGTCTTACCGCAAACGCGCTCGGACAATTATCTTGGGCGATCCAAGTTTATTTTAATTATTACATGACACCAACCCCGAGCGATTTTCTTTTTCCGTGGGTTGCTCCTTGTTTTATCATAGGATACTCTATTATAGTTTTTGAATGTGATCGAAATAAAATCAGAGTAGCTGCATTGGACGCTCTCGGTCTTATCACGGCGGTTCTAACATTTTCACTCGCATTGTATCTTCCTCAGAGAGAAGGAGTTGGAATTTCTCAACTTCTTCCGTTGATCAATCATCCTGTTTCTTTTTTAACCGCTGCCGCTTTGGGAATTTTATTGATTCCCGTTCTAAGATTGCAACCTGATAAATCTTGGTTGTCGTTTATAATCGGCATGGGAGGGAGTGGTTTTTGTTGGTTGTTATGGAACGCGTTATTTATCATTGAGATTCCTCCCGATGGAACCGTTCTCAATGCCGGTTTTTCTATTTCGACTTTAATCTTAGGGTATGGAGTTTGGACCTGGAAACCAAAATTGAATGATCATCCTATTTGGGGAAGGAGGTTTGAAACGGCACTTCGTCTATTACCTTTATTTGAAGTGATTGCAAGTTCGATTACGATTGTATTGGCAGGAACTTTCAGTGGTTTACCGGAAGGAGTTCGAATTGTTGCATGGACCGGAACTACGATCGTGGTCGTAATTGCGAGCGTAAGACAAACCTTACTCGTTAAGGAAATAACTGATACGGAACAAGAAATTCGTTCCGTCAACGAAGGGCTCGAAGAGATAGTCGCTAAACGGACCGAAGAACTTAGAACCGTAAATCAATATCTTATTTCTAAAAATGAACAGGTAATTAGAGCGATTGCAAACTTAAAAAACACACAGAAACAACTCGTTCGTTCTGAAAAAATGGCTGTGCTTGGACAGCTGGTTGCAGGAATTGCACACGAACTAAATACTCCGTTAGGCGCTATTGTTTCTTCTAACGAGGCCATTCAGTTGGTATTGTCCAATTCTTGGGAAGGTCTTCTTAGGAGTTATTCCGATTTTACCGAAGATGAAAAATTAATTTGGGAAAAACTTTTTTCAAAAGGCATTACTCTCAGAGAATTTTACGATACAAGAGAAGAAAGAACCAAGAGAAAAAAAATAGCGATTTTGTTAAACGACTTCGGATTTTCCGAAACAACTCGTCTTGCGGATATTCTCACCGATCTTGGGATTCATCCGGATTATGTATTAGAAAATTTTAAATATCTAAATCAAAAAGAAAAATTACTTATGATCGCGCAAAATGCTTTATCTCTTTCGGGTCTTGCCAGAGCGAGTTTTACGATCGAAAAAGCCGCTGAAAAAGCTTCTATAGTAATACAAGCTCTGAAGGAATATGCTTATAGAGATCGTAGCGAAACTGCTATGAGTCCCGTAGATGTACGGAAACAATTGGAAACCGTACTGACTCTTTATTATTCTAAATACAAAACTCAAGTAGAGATCGTTCGTGAAATGCCGGAAACTTCCTACGTTCAAGGAAATGCGGAGTCTCTTACACAAGTATGGACAAATTTGATCGGAAACGCTCTTTATGCGATGGGATATAAAGGGAAAATTGAAATCTCTTGCAAAAGAGTTTTGACTACTTGGGAAGTCGCAATTAAGGATAGTGGAGCCGGAATCGAAGAATCGATCAAAGATAGAATCTTCGAACCCTTTTTTACTACAAAACCTTCCGGTGCGGGAACTGGTTTAGGTCTGGACATTTGTAGAAGAATCATAGAAGATCATAATGGAAAAATCTATTTTGAAACTTCCAAACAAGGGACCACGTTTTTTGTGATTCTTCCCGCCTCGGAACCGATTTTGCAAAAACTCGAAAGTCAAATTAGTAAAAATCAGTAAATTCTATTTTATTAATATAGATTGACCTTTCTTTTTGATCTCTTCTTCGTCTTTTTTATGATCTACTTTATTTGGTATATCTTTACCCTTAATAAAAGCAGGACGTTTTTCTAATTCATCGTTCCAGCGTTTTAGATTGGGAAATTCATTCAGACTGATTTCTACCCAATCGTGCATATTGACCCAAGGCCAGGTAGCAATGTCTGCGATGGATAAATCTTTACCGCCTAAAAATTTACTTTCACTCAGTCTTCTATCTAAAACGGAATATAGTCGTTTGGTTTCATTTTGGTATCTATTGATCGCGAACGGAATTTTTTCGGGTGCGTATTTAAGAAATACTCCGGCTTGTCCTTGCATTGGGCCAACTCCTCCCATCTGAAACATAAGCCATTGAATTACGGTACTTTTTTCTTTTGGATCTTTAGGTAAAAGTTTTCCTGTTTTTTCAGCGAGATAAATCAGAATTGCTCCAGATTCAAATACTGCAAAGTTTCCGTTGTCTTTGTCTATGATTGCAGGGATTCTTCCGTTTGGATTGATTTTAAGAAACCACTCTTGTTTTTGTTCCAGTTTACCCAAATCAATCGGGTGAACTGTATAAGGAATTCCTAATTCTTCTAGTAAAATAGAAATTTTTCTTCCGTTGGGTGTAGACGCCGAATATAATTCGATCAATGTTTTTCTCCTAGTTGCGAAATGTTTGTTTAGAAATTAGACTTTGCTTTTAGGGAAAATTCAGCTTTTATGTAGAGTCTAAAAAAAAATTATTTGAATCGAATGAGTTTCTTGGACATTCAAATCCATTGTGGGAATTTTTATATTTGAGAATAGTTTAAAATGATACGAGAATTTTTTGAGTTATACTCACTTGTACTCGAACGTATAAAAATAGTACCAAGTATTAACGGGTCGAATTGCGAAAAAAATAGTGGTACTTAAAAAATACCGTAAATTCGGTATTTTAGAGTAGAAACAAAACATTCAAGTTTTTGAAACAATCTAACTCAAATATTCTGTTTATACGTCCGAGTAGTAAAATTCTCCTAAATTAATTCTAACCCGGAATTATTTTCACATCTTAATTTTAGAAAAAGTTCATAATACTACTTTCGAGTAGTAGATTAGAGTTGTTGAAAAATTTTGTAGTTTAATTAACAAAACTGATTCAATCGACCGTTTTCCATGAAATAGAAATAGATGGAGAATTTATTTTTCAACAATTCTATTGGAAGTTCAGGGTTAAAATTTATATTTCAGAATTCTTGAATATATTAAAATGTTTGTATCTACTTGTGATTTTTTAAAAAAACGAATTGAAAATATATCTAAAAAAACTCAATAAAAACCAGAAAAATTGACTCTGGTTCTTACGAAGGCCAGCTCGGTAAAAAAGTTCTCTACGAATTTTACCAAACTTGGTTTGAAATCTACAAGTTCTTTTATCGACTTTGATTCTTTCTGCACTGGGTCTGAAATTTTTAGTTTCGAAATCGGTTTTACTACAAGTCTTAAATTTTTGGTTATAGAATGAGATCTATAAATCTACCTTTTGAAGTTTAAGACGTTTTCTAATTTCTTTACCTCGTCTTTGATTTACTTCTAAAACTTGTAGAAGTGTATCGATCGGAAAGACGGTCCCTTGAAACATTCTTTTCATCGTTCTTTCCGACATATCATACCAGCGCGCTTTGGAAGAAACTAAAAGTTCGCCTGATTTAGAAAGATGAATCGTGGCCTTAGTGTAAAGCCTTCTTCTTCTCACCATAGTAACCCAACAACGTACTTCAACTTCCTCGTTTAGTGGAACCGCTTTGTGATAACGCATATAAAGTTGATCCGTCATGACGAAATGACCGAGATGAAAACAAAGAACTCCTTGGGCTTCGTCGAGTAGAGTTGCTAGAACTCCTCCGTGTGCGTAACCAGGAGCACCTTCAAAAGCCTTTTCGATTTTAAACGGAAATCTAACTTCTCCACTTTCTTCATGAAATGGAAAACTTGCGTGAATTCCTTTGGTATTTTCGGGACCACAACCAAAACAATTTTTATGATGCCAATCTTGTCCGTTTTGACTAGCTTTGATTTCCCGGTAGATCGTTTCCGTATCCATATTTTCCTCCGGTGACTATATCGAACGTTTCATTTTAAGAATCAGTTCTAAAAACATCGCTTCAACTTATAAGTTATTTCTTTGAAGTTTTGAGATTCTATTTCCATGAAAAATTTGACACTTACGGATTCAAGTTCGAAACCTATTGCTCAAAAGTCTTTTCTCAGTTCGTTTTTATAAAATCTTTTGAAGAGAAACTGATTTTAAAAACAAATCGTCTTGACCACTTTATCAATGATCTTAGTCTAACTCGGTTTTGATAAAAAAATGGGGAGAATGGGAAATGAAAGCAGCGGTTTTAGAATCCGGTAAAAAAAAATTAGAAATCAGAGACGTTTCCGTTCCACAACTTAGGGCCGAACAAGTAAAGGTAAGAATTAAAGCTTGTGGAATCTGTGGTTCGGATGTACATCTCGTGGTTCATGGAACTCTCAAGTGTAAACATTTTCCCAGAGTTCCCGGACACGAGTCATCGGGAGTTATCGAAGAAGTAGGTGAAAACGTTAGACGCTTTCGAAAAGGAGATCGGGTAGTCATAGCGGCCGGAACTTCTTGTGGAGTTTGTTCTTATTGTAAAGAAGGAAAAGAAAATCTATGTAAAGACGTAGGAGTGTTCGGTTTTGATCGAGACGGAAGTTTTGCAGAATTTAATATAGTAGAAGAACGTTATTTGTATTCTCTACCGGACGAGATTCCGTATGATCAAGGGGCGATTCTTGCGGATGCGGTGTCTACTCCTTATCATGCCATACGTTATAGAGGGAATATTCAAGAAAGTGATACGGTAGCCATTTTTGGTTGTGGGGGTCTTGGAATTCATGCGGTGGCGGTTGCAAGGGCGATGACAAAAGGTAAGGTGATCGCATTGGATGTGGATCTGGGAGCTTTAGAAAATGCTTCTAAATACGGAGCCGATGAAGTGATCAATTTAAAAGAAGTACGAAATTCAGGTAAGGTTCTAAAGGAAGTGTCGAAAGGTGTGGATCTACTCGCCGACTTTTCGGGTTATATGTCTAATGTAGAAGATTCAATACGAGCGATGAACCCAGGAGGTAGAATTGTACTCGTGGGTATTGGCAGACAACCTTTGAAATTTCAGATTCCTTTTATATTAATCGAAAAAATGATTTCGGTGTCTGGTTCTTATGGATCTGATCGAAGAGCGATTCCGGAACTGATCGATCTTTATTTAAAAGGGAAAATCGATCTATCACATTCGATTACTTCTCATCATCCATTAGAAGAATTGAATGAATGCCTCGAGGCCTTGGATCTGAGAAAAGGAAATCCGATTCGGTTTATCATCGAGCCTTAAATAACGTGAGCAAGATGTAAGAAACCCATGATTTTGAAAAAAGTTGAAATCTGAATTTTATAGATCGATTCTTTAAATGTGGGAACTCATACAAAACTTAGGTTTGTCCGTAAAATGATGTAGGAACTACCACAATTTAAAAAAAGAAGTTTATAAT
This genomic window from Leptospira kirschneri serovar Cynopteri str. 3522 CT contains:
- a CDS encoding sensor histidine kinase; the encoded protein is MTNVKNHSRFSVYYLGQWIFGICTILVIVSFFGNYYYKEKNIDRLIDNIHWTVSYLCAAALAWLGCFSAEAEIYRFRFWFALGLTANALGQLSWAIQVYFNYYMTPTPSDFLFPWVAPCFIIGYSIIVFECDRNKIRVAALDALGLITAVLTFSLALYLPQREGVGISQLLPLINHPVSFLTAAALGILLIPVLRLQPDKSWLSFIIGMGGSGFCWLLWNALFIIEIPPDGTVLNAGFSISTLILGYGVWTWKPKLNDHPIWGRRFETALRLLPLFEVIASSITIVLAGTFSGLPEGVRIVAWTGTTIVVVIASVRQTLLVKEITDTEQEIRSVNEGLEEIVAKRTEELRTVNQYLISKNEQVIRAIANLKNTQKQLVRSEKMAVLGQLVAGIAHELNTPLGAIVSSNEAIQLVLSNSWEGLLRSYSDFTEDEKLIWEKLFSKGITLREFYDTREERTKRKKIAILLNDFGFSETTRLADILTDLGIHPDYVLENFKYLNQKEKLLMIAQNALSLSGLARASFTIEKAAEKASIVIQALKEYAYRDRSETAMSPVDVRKQLETVLTLYYSKYKTQVEIVREMPETSYVQGNAESLTQVWTNLIGNALYAMGYKGKIEISCKRVLTTWEVAIKDSGAGIEESIKDRIFEPFFTTKPSGAGTGLGLDICRRIIEDHNGKIYFETSKQGTTFFVILPASEPILQKLESQISKNQ
- a CDS encoding glutathione S-transferase family protein is translated as MIELYSASTPNGRKISILLEELGIPYTVHPIDLGKLEQKQEWFLKINPNGRIPAIIDKDNGNFAVFESGAILIYLAEKTGKLLPKDPKEKSTVIQWLMFQMGGVGPMQGQAGVFLKYAPEKIPFAINRYQNETKRLYSVLDRRLSESKFLGGKDLSIADIATWPWVNMHDWVEISLNEFPNLKRWNDELEKRPAFIKGKDIPNKVDHKKDEEEIKKKGQSILIK
- a CDS encoding PaaI family thioesterase, with translation MDTETIYREIKASQNGQDWHHKNCFGCGPENTKGIHASFPFHEESGEVRFPFKIEKAFEGAPGYAHGGVLATLLDEAQGVLCFHLGHFVMTDQLYMRYHKAVPLNEEVEVRCWVTMVRRRRLYTKATIHLSKSGELLVSSKARWYDMSERTMKRMFQGTVFPIDTLLQVLEVNQRRGKEIRKRLKLQKVDL
- a CDS encoding zinc-binding dehydrogenase; this encodes MKAAVLESGKKKLEIRDVSVPQLRAEQVKVRIKACGICGSDVHLVVHGTLKCKHFPRVPGHESSGVIEEVGENVRRFRKGDRVVIAAGTSCGVCSYCKEGKENLCKDVGVFGFDRDGSFAEFNIVEERYLYSLPDEIPYDQGAILADAVSTPYHAIRYRGNIQESDTVAIFGCGGLGIHAVAVARAMTKGKVIALDVDLGALENASKYGADEVINLKEVRNSGKVLKEVSKGVDLLADFSGYMSNVEDSIRAMNPGGRIVLVGIGRQPLKFQIPFILIEKMISVSGSYGSDRRAIPELIDLYLKGKIDLSHSITSHHPLEELNECLEALDLRKGNPIRFIIEP